One segment of Peromyscus leucopus breed LL Stock chromosome 5, UCI_PerLeu_2.1, whole genome shotgun sequence DNA contains the following:
- the LOC114702033 gene encoding putative vomeronasal receptor-like protein 4: protein MKWSNIIQTIIFLCLIGPGIVGNILMFVRQVYTSALGTEKKPVDLILIHLAFSNMIIICTTGVRDIATVFYFRNFLGDTGCKAVVYLARTARGLSICTTCLLSMVQALTISPRTTIWRKLKPQTSWQILTYVLLFWIFNGLTSSNLLYYMTAGGSLNRSRVVGYIGYCYMLPSRDTVKWLFLSLMAVRDLIFQSLMGWSSGHISFYLYKHHKQVLYLHSCRPVNSFSPEIKAAQSILILMACFLVFYWADFIFSFYIGYMVTHDSIILNIKTCLVLGYAVLSPFVLMSRAVPVAKALCSH, encoded by the coding sequence ATGAAGTGGAGTAACATTATCCAGACAATAATCTTCCTTTGTCTTATTGGTCCTGGAATTGTGGGAAATATCCTAATGTTTGTGAGACAGGTGTACACGTCTGCCTTGGGCACTGAGAAAAAGCCTGTGGACCTCATTCTCATCCACTTGGCATTTTCTAATATGATCATTATTTGCACCACAGGGGTCAGAGACATAGCCACAGTGTTTTATTTCAGAAACTTCCTTGGAGATACTGGCTGTAAAGCTGTGGTTTATCTGGCAAGGACGGCCCGGGGCCTCTCCATCTGCACCACCTGTCTCCTCAGCATGGTCCAGGCTCTCACCATCAGTCCCAGGACCACCATTTGGAGAAAGCTCAAACCACAGACCTCATGGCAAATTCTTACCTATGTCTTACTCTTTTGGATCTTTAATGGCCTCACAAGTTCCAACTTGTTGTACTATATGACAGCAGGCGGCAGCTTGAACAGATCTAGAGTTGTAGGGTATATTGGATATTGCTATATGCTTCCATCCAGGGACACAGTCAAGTGGCTTTTCCTCTCACTCATGGCTGTTCGTGACCTCATCTTTCAGAGTCTCATGGGCTGGAGCAGTGGACACATTTCTTTTTACCTGTATAAACATCACAAGCAAGTCCTCTACCTCCATAGCTGCAGGCCTGTAAATAGTTTCAGTCCAGAGATCAAAGCTGCACAGAGCATTCTCATTCTCAtggcctgtttccttgtcttttaTTGGGCagacttcattttctccttttacataggttacatggtgactcatgactCCATCATACTAAATATTAAAACATGTCTAGTACTTGGTTATGCTGTTCTCAGCCCCTTTGTCCTGATGAGCAGAGCTGTTCCTGTTGCTAAAGCCTTGTGTTCACACTGA